The following are encoded together in the Pedobacter steynii genome:
- a CDS encoding GH92 family glycosyl hydrolase, with translation MIKRIKLLALILPVFAFSAIAQVKNGTFNPAAYVDPQIGSVHGRWFFYTPAALPFGMAKVAPHTNAYGREGGWTPAGYDDLHRSIEGFGHFHEFQIGGLVVMPVRGALQTVPGDLKDPDSGYRSRFDKQTEHAEPGFYEVFLKDYDIKAELTATERVGFHRYTFPESKQSRIIFDVGHRQGESGKVNEACIRLSGKNRLEGWIETYPEYLKFCDPDKRVKMYFSVLLNKAPESYGTFVDEQIKDGEQETKGQGNGMYLNFSTSRNEVIEMQVGLSYTSIENASKNLQTEAKGKTFDGVRKAAHQLWNEKLGRIVAEGKDSVSKVKFYTGLYHALLGRGLASDVNGQYPQHNGQIGQIPLDARGKPRYNHYNTDGMWGAFWNLGQLWALVYPDYLSEYMQSNLDFAKETGWLHDGLAAGTHTNGVQTNCFGLMLAATYHAQIRDFDVEEAYQAAYKNETGYTDRPFGSGKYDLWHLVEKGYIPSKDTTISNGWVFNFGGSHTLEYAYTSYGVANFAKALGKTKDYQKLIRQAGAWKNLFDPETKFIRPKYENGSFIEDFKPMQAWRGFQEGNAFQYTWYVPQDPAGLIALLGKDLFNKRLEETFEESQKSTFGGGKEIDSFSGLEKLYNHGNQPCLHQSWLFNYSGKPWLSQKWTRTICDEFYGAEPLHGYGFGQDEDQGQLGAWFVMAALGLFDVQGHAAMNPSFQFGSPIFDQVTIKLNPKYYSGKELVIKTVNNSKENKYIQSGSFNLKNLSNCWIDRKKLTDGGILTFKMGPKPNTSWGISVPPPSMSTEK, from the coding sequence ATGATAAAGAGAATAAAACTGCTTGCTTTGATATTACCTGTCTTTGCTTTTTCAGCAATTGCTCAGGTAAAAAACGGGACATTTAATCCGGCGGCTTATGTTGATCCTCAGATCGGATCAGTACATGGACGCTGGTTTTTTTATACTCCGGCAGCCCTGCCCTTCGGAATGGCGAAAGTAGCTCCCCATACCAATGCCTACGGAAGGGAAGGTGGCTGGACACCGGCCGGTTATGATGATCTTCATCGCTCGATTGAAGGCTTTGGCCATTTTCATGAATTCCAGATAGGGGGGCTGGTGGTGATGCCGGTAAGGGGTGCTTTACAAACGGTTCCCGGCGATCTAAAGGATCCGGATTCTGGATATCGATCCCGTTTTGATAAACAAACGGAACATGCAGAACCTGGTTTTTATGAGGTTTTTCTAAAAGATTATGACATAAAAGCGGAACTTACAGCTACTGAACGGGTAGGTTTTCACCGCTATACCTTCCCTGAATCAAAGCAATCCAGGATTATTTTTGATGTGGGACATCGTCAGGGAGAAAGCGGGAAGGTGAATGAAGCGTGCATCCGTCTTTCTGGAAAGAACAGGTTGGAAGGATGGATAGAAACCTATCCGGAGTACCTGAAGTTCTGTGATCCTGATAAACGGGTTAAAATGTATTTTTCAGTTCTCTTGAATAAAGCTCCGGAATCTTATGGCACTTTCGTCGACGAGCAAATCAAAGATGGGGAGCAGGAAACAAAAGGACAGGGTAATGGCATGTACCTGAATTTTTCAACGAGCAGGAATGAAGTGATTGAAATGCAGGTTGGGCTGTCTTATACCAGTATAGAGAATGCCTCGAAAAACCTCCAGACTGAAGCTAAAGGGAAAACCTTTGATGGGGTCAGAAAAGCTGCACATCAGCTCTGGAATGAAAAGCTGGGGAGAATTGTGGCAGAAGGAAAAGATAGCGTTAGCAAGGTGAAATTTTACACCGGACTATACCATGCACTGCTGGGACGTGGATTGGCGAGTGATGTTAACGGGCAATACCCGCAACACAACGGTCAGATCGGACAGATTCCTTTGGATGCCAGGGGCAAGCCCAGGTACAACCATTATAATACCGATGGGATGTGGGGCGCGTTCTGGAACCTGGGCCAGTTGTGGGCTTTGGTTTATCCGGACTACCTGAGTGAATACATGCAGTCCAATCTGGATTTTGCCAAAGAAACAGGATGGCTTCATGATGGCCTTGCGGCAGGAACCCATACAAATGGGGTACAAACCAATTGTTTTGGCTTGATGCTGGCGGCAACTTATCATGCTCAGATCAGGGATTTTGATGTAGAAGAAGCTTATCAGGCGGCCTATAAAAATGAAACCGGCTACACTGACCGGCCTTTTGGATCAGGGAAATATGACCTTTGGCACCTGGTGGAGAAAGGATATATTCCATCAAAAGATACGACCATTTCCAATGGATGGGTCTTTAATTTCGGTGGATCACATACCCTGGAGTATGCTTATACTTCTTACGGTGTGGCTAATTTTGCTAAAGCTTTAGGGAAAACCAAAGACTATCAGAAACTAATCAGACAGGCGGGGGCCTGGAAAAACCTGTTCGATCCGGAAACTAAATTTATCAGACCCAAATATGAAAACGGGAGCTTTATTGAAGATTTTAAACCCATGCAGGCATGGCGTGGATTTCAGGAAGGCAACGCATTTCAATATACCTGGTATGTTCCTCAGGATCCTGCAGGCCTGATCGCGCTGTTGGGCAAAGATTTGTTCAATAAACGCCTGGAGGAAACTTTTGAGGAAAGTCAGAAGTCTACCTTTGGAGGCGGAAAGGAAATTGACAGTTTTTCCGGACTGGAGAAATTGTATAACCATGGAAACCAACCATGTTTACATCAGTCCTGGTTGTTTAATTATTCAGGAAAACCCTGGCTTTCTCAAAAATGGACACGTACCATTTGCGATGAATTTTACGGCGCTGAACCTTTGCATGGTTATGGCTTTGGTCAGGATGAGGATCAGGGACAGTTGGGGGCATGGTTTGTGATGGCTGCCCTGGGTTTGTTTGATGTTCAGGGACATGCAGCCATGAATCCTTCCTTTCAGTTTGGTAGTCCGATCTTTGATCAGGTGACGATAAAACTGAATCCTAAATACTATTCCGGAAAAGAACTGGTCATTAAAACCGTAAATAACTCAAAAGAGAACAAGTACATACAATCTGGTTCATTCAACCTGAAAAATCTAAGTAATTGCTGGATCGACCGAAAAAAGCTGACGGACGGAGGGATACTGACTTTTAAAATGGGACCCAAACCGAATACTTCCTGGGGAATATCGGTTCCTCCTCCTTCCATGAGTACGGAGAAATAG
- a CDS encoding CusA/CzcA family heavy metal efflux RND transporter, with the protein MLNKIIGFSVKNKLIVALFTIALIIYGVFELFKLPIDAVPDITNNQVQIITVAPSYGATDIERLVTFPVEQASSNIAGIKEIRSYSRFGLSLVTLVFNDDVDVYWARQQVSERLIAVQESIPDGIGKPEMGPISTGLGEIYQYVVRPKKGYESKYDITELRTIQDWIVRRQLLGVRGVAEVSSFGGKLKQYQVAINPGKLQAQQVTIADVFHALESNNQNTGGSYIEKQSTVLYIRSEGLIGNKEDIENVVIKNTGGNTPLLIRDVAEVTIGAATRYGALTYNDEGEVSGAIVMMLKGANSNVVIEDIKEKIAEIQKTLPEGVIIEPFLDRTSMVSNAINTVETNLLEGALIVVFVLVLFLGNLRAGLLVASVIPLSMLFAVIMMNLFGVSGNLMSLGALDFGLIVDGAVIIVEAVMHQLSHSKKFGGLTLLSQHDMDKEVKSASSKMMNSAVFGQIIILIVYLPIFSLQGIEGKMFKPMAQTVAFALLGAFILSLTYIPMVSSIFLSKKIKLKQNFSDRIMAKIENRYKYVLTRALKIPKIIITTVVVLFVMAVFLLSRLGGEFIPSIEEGDYAVETRVLSGSNLNTTIENVQKVAGILKARFPEVKNIVTKIGSSEVPTEPLPMDMGDMIINLKNKSEWTSAKSFEELSEKMSAAATEVPGVTTSFQFPVQMRFNELMTGARQDVVCKIFGENLDTLGIYAKQLGNIVKNVQGTTELYVEQITGTPQIVIRYNRVAIAQYGLNISEINRNINAAFAGQTTGLVFEGEKRFDLVVRLQNEQRQDIKDVQNLLIPTPAGTQIPLNQVATVELVDSPSQIQREDTRRRILVGFNVNGRDVESIVEELQEKVTAGLKLPTGYTVSYGGSFENLNEAKSRLSVAVPVSLVLIFLLLYFAFNSIKYGLLIYTAIPLSAIGGIFLLALRGMPFSISAGVGFIALFGIAVLNGIVLVAEFNRIKTTGETDMKSIVTQGTVTRLRPVLMTAFVASLGFLPMALSNGAGASVQRPLATVVIGGLMIATLLTLFVLPILYIAFEKGIKTKRAKQAITAALLLFAFLPAHAQRPITIEEALDSATTNNLLIANRKLRAEQAKQLIKSGNTISKTAINAEYGNFNSPLTDNKLSITQTLSLPSVYSRQRKQLTEEWKSALLNVDLQEADIRKITKSIFYELLILHEKEQLLLKMDSTYTTFLRIAALRLKAGESNMLERATAENQLIQIRVQKKVLQQEKESLQQKFLLLLQTREYRIPKSEFFKLEMSVLDTVALSGHPLLRLSQQQERAADAAMLAEKSRLLPDISIGYANMSIQDGLKYNRANRFQSFQLGLEIPVFSGGQKARVKSARAFQSITKNETDYMNQQLKAELHTTLTSFEQNREIVAEFESAALKNAKDITNTLNKQLQNGEINYLEWTILNQQSLSTQLDYFEAIKNLNNSIINLNYLLSK; encoded by the coding sequence ATGTTAAATAAAATCATTGGGTTTTCTGTAAAGAATAAACTCATCGTTGCGTTATTTACTATCGCACTCATCATATATGGGGTTTTTGAACTTTTTAAACTTCCCATAGATGCCGTACCCGACATTACCAACAATCAGGTACAGATCATTACTGTAGCCCCCTCCTATGGCGCTACAGATATCGAGCGGCTCGTTACTTTTCCGGTAGAGCAGGCCAGCAGTAACATTGCCGGCATCAAAGAAATCAGAAGTTACAGCCGCTTTGGCTTATCCCTGGTTACCCTTGTCTTTAACGACGATGTAGATGTCTACTGGGCCCGTCAGCAGGTATCAGAGCGGCTCATTGCGGTACAGGAATCCATTCCGGATGGGATAGGAAAACCCGAGATGGGGCCTATTTCCACAGGACTGGGGGAAATCTATCAATACGTAGTCAGGCCAAAAAAGGGTTACGAAAGCAAGTACGACATTACCGAGCTCAGGACCATTCAGGACTGGATTGTACGCCGGCAATTGCTTGGCGTTCGTGGCGTAGCTGAGGTCAGCAGTTTTGGAGGCAAGCTGAAGCAATATCAGGTAGCCATTAATCCCGGAAAGCTACAGGCCCAGCAGGTTACCATTGCAGATGTATTCCATGCACTGGAAAGCAATAACCAAAACACCGGCGGTTCCTATATAGAAAAACAATCTACCGTACTCTATATCAGAAGTGAGGGATTAATTGGCAATAAAGAAGATATTGAGAATGTGGTGATCAAAAATACCGGTGGGAACACGCCCCTGCTGATCCGTGATGTAGCCGAAGTCACCATCGGCGCGGCCACCAGATACGGTGCCTTGACCTATAACGACGAAGGTGAGGTATCCGGGGCCATCGTGATGATGTTAAAAGGAGCCAACAGCAATGTGGTGATTGAAGACATCAAAGAAAAAATAGCAGAGATTCAGAAGACCCTGCCTGAAGGCGTAATTATAGAACCTTTTCTGGACCGTACCAGCATGGTCAGTAATGCCATTAATACCGTAGAGACCAACCTATTGGAAGGCGCACTTATTGTCGTTTTTGTACTGGTACTTTTTCTGGGCAACTTAAGGGCAGGTTTACTGGTCGCTTCAGTGATTCCGCTATCTATGCTATTTGCAGTCATTATGATGAACCTCTTTGGAGTCAGCGGAAACCTCATGAGCCTTGGGGCACTCGACTTTGGATTGATTGTAGACGGAGCGGTCATCATTGTTGAAGCTGTGATGCACCAACTTAGCCACAGCAAAAAATTTGGCGGACTGACGCTGCTTTCCCAACACGATATGGACAAAGAAGTTAAAAGTGCTTCTTCCAAGATGATGAATAGCGCAGTCTTCGGACAAATCATTATTTTAATCGTATACCTTCCGATTTTTAGTTTACAGGGTATAGAAGGGAAAATGTTTAAACCTATGGCCCAAACCGTAGCCTTTGCCCTTCTAGGAGCATTTATACTCTCGCTTACTTATATCCCAATGGTCAGCAGCATCTTTCTGAGCAAGAAGATCAAACTGAAACAGAATTTTTCAGACCGCATTATGGCCAAAATTGAAAACAGGTATAAATATGTGCTGACCAGGGCTTTAAAGATTCCAAAAATCATCATTACTACTGTGGTCGTCTTGTTTGTAATGGCTGTTTTTCTACTCAGCAGATTAGGGGGCGAATTTATTCCATCCATCGAAGAAGGTGACTATGCCGTGGAAACCCGTGTTCTTTCCGGCAGCAACCTCAACACCACCATAGAAAATGTACAGAAAGTAGCTGGTATTCTGAAAGCCCGTTTCCCGGAAGTCAAAAATATTGTCACTAAAATAGGCAGCAGTGAAGTTCCTACAGAGCCCCTGCCAATGGATATGGGAGATATGATCATCAACCTTAAAAACAAATCCGAATGGACTTCTGCAAAATCATTTGAAGAACTTTCTGAAAAAATGAGTGCCGCAGCCACTGAAGTACCAGGTGTAACCACCAGTTTCCAGTTTCCGGTACAAATGCGTTTTAATGAACTGATGACCGGTGCCCGTCAGGATGTGGTTTGTAAAATCTTTGGCGAAAACCTGGATACGCTGGGTATTTACGCGAAACAACTTGGCAACATTGTCAAAAACGTCCAGGGAACCACAGAACTCTATGTAGAACAGATCACAGGCACACCCCAGATCGTGATCAGGTACAACCGCGTTGCAATCGCTCAATACGGGTTGAACATTTCAGAAATTAACAGAAACATCAATGCTGCCTTTGCGGGTCAGACTACCGGGCTGGTTTTTGAAGGAGAAAAGCGATTTGACCTCGTTGTACGCCTTCAGAATGAACAAAGGCAGGACATCAAGGACGTACAAAACCTGTTGATCCCTACGCCTGCAGGCACCCAGATTCCTCTAAATCAGGTGGCAACAGTAGAATTGGTAGACAGCCCAAGTCAGATTCAACGGGAGGATACCAGGCGCAGGATTCTGGTAGGCTTTAATGTGAACGGGCGGGATGTTGAAAGTATTGTCGAAGAACTTCAGGAAAAAGTAACTGCCGGTTTGAAGCTGCCTACAGGATACACCGTTAGTTATGGTGGATCATTTGAAAACCTGAATGAAGCTAAATCCCGTCTTTCGGTAGCCGTACCGGTTTCGTTGGTACTCATTTTCCTGCTGCTTTATTTTGCTTTCAATTCCATTAAATATGGATTACTCATTTATACCGCTATTCCCTTATCAGCCATTGGCGGGATTTTTTTACTGGCACTCAGGGGCATGCCGTTCAGCATTAGTGCAGGAGTAGGCTTTATTGCACTATTCGGGATTGCAGTACTCAACGGGATTGTACTTGTAGCTGAATTTAACAGGATTAAAACAACAGGAGAAACAGATATGAAAAGTATAGTTACACAAGGGACAGTAACGCGGTTAAGACCTGTACTCATGACCGCCTTCGTCGCTTCTCTGGGTTTTTTGCCCATGGCATTAAGCAATGGCGCCGGGGCTTCGGTACAACGTCCGCTCGCTACGGTAGTCATAGGTGGTCTGATGATTGCCACCCTGCTTACCCTTTTTGTCCTGCCTATTCTTTACATTGCTTTTGAGAAAGGCATTAAAACCAAGCGCGCTAAACAAGCGATTACTGCCGCCTTGCTGTTGTTCGCCTTTTTACCGGCACATGCACAAAGACCAATTACAATTGAAGAGGCCCTTGATAGTGCCACTACCAATAACCTCCTCATAGCAAATAGAAAATTAAGGGCTGAGCAAGCCAAACAACTCATTAAAAGCGGGAATACCATTTCCAAAACTGCGATCAATGCAGAATATGGGAACTTCAACAGCCCTTTAACCGACAATAAGCTCAGCATCACTCAAACCCTGAGCCTGCCCTCAGTTTATAGCCGGCAAAGGAAACAGCTCACTGAAGAATGGAAATCAGCCCTGCTCAACGTTGATCTTCAGGAAGCAGACATCAGGAAAATTACTAAAAGCATATTCTATGAATTGCTTATCCTTCATGAAAAAGAGCAGCTATTGCTGAAAATGGATTCCACTTATACCACATTTTTGCGCATTGCCGCACTGAGGCTCAAAGCCGGTGAAAGCAATATGCTGGAAAGGGCAACAGCAGAAAATCAGCTCATACAGATCAGGGTCCAAAAGAAGGTGCTTCAACAGGAAAAGGAATCACTTCAACAGAAATTCCTTTTATTGCTGCAGACCAGGGAATACCGCATTCCAAAATCTGAGTTTTTTAAATTGGAGATGAGTGTATTGGATACTGTTGCATTGTCCGGTCATCCCTTGCTCCGGCTATCGCAGCAACAGGAAAGAGCTGCTGATGCTGCAATGCTGGCAGAAAAGTCCAGACTCCTGCCCGATATCAGTATTGGTTACGCCAACATGAGTATTCAGGATGGATTAAAATATAACAGGGCCAACAGGTTTCAATCTTTTCAGCTTGGTCTGGAAATCCCTGTTTTCTCGGGCGGGCAAAAAGCAAGAGTGAAATCAGCCAGGGCCTTTCAATCCATTACCAAAAATGAGACAGACTATATGAACCAGCAGCTAAAGGCCGAACTCCATACCACATTAACCAGTTTTGAACAAAACAGGGAAATTGTAGCAGAATTTGAGAGCGCCGCCCTAAAAAATGCGAAGGACATCACCAACACCCTTAATAAGCAGTTACAAAATGGAGAGATCAATTATCTGGAATGGACCATTTTGAACCAGCAGTCGCTGAGTACTCAGCTTGATTATTTTGAGGCCATAAAAAACCTGAACAACAGCATTATCAATTTGAATTACCTTTTATCAAAGTAA
- a CDS encoding efflux RND transporter periplasmic adaptor subunit, whose amino-acid sequence MKPRIFIYGIAAVLNTLLYACGSSSAEQIPKEQAVNPDETLVQLSTEQAKIIKLKTAGVTLQNISAVLKLSGQIDVPPQNLVSVSIPLGGYLKSTNMLPGTQVRKGQLLAVMEDPQYIQLQQDYLSAKNKLNYAGKEYERQKELNSTKASSDKILQQAENEFRNLSIETRALAAKLSLIGISPRQLTENSISRTVNIHSPINGYISKVNVNIGKYVTPSDVIFELVNPADIHLNLKVYEKDLSKIAIGQQAVAYNNASPDQKYNTKIILVSHALNEERSAEIHCHFERYDKRLVPGMYMNAEIQVKNTKEKVLPSEAIVNFENKDYVFVQEGSHSFRLSPVQKGISENNFTVVGNHLDDKKVVTTGAYSLLMKLKNTSE is encoded by the coding sequence ATGAAACCAAGAATATTTATATATGGAATTGCTGCAGTGCTAAACACGCTTTTATATGCATGTGGCAGCAGCAGTGCAGAACAAATTCCTAAAGAGCAGGCGGTAAACCCTGACGAAACCCTTGTTCAACTGAGTACCGAACAGGCAAAAATCATTAAGCTCAAAACAGCAGGGGTTACCTTACAAAACATCAGCGCTGTTCTTAAACTGAGTGGACAAATCGATGTTCCCCCTCAGAACCTGGTTTCGGTTAGCATTCCTTTGGGCGGATACCTGAAGTCGACCAATATGCTCCCCGGCACACAAGTCCGTAAAGGGCAGCTCCTGGCAGTTATGGAAGACCCGCAATATATCCAGTTACAGCAGGATTACCTGAGCGCAAAGAACAAATTGAACTATGCAGGCAAAGAATATGAAAGGCAAAAGGAGCTGAACAGTACCAAGGCCAGCAGCGATAAAATCCTGCAACAGGCAGAAAATGAATTCAGAAACCTCAGCATTGAAACCCGGGCACTGGCAGCAAAACTGAGCCTGATCGGTATCAGTCCCCGGCAACTAACAGAAAATTCGATTTCAAGAACGGTCAACATCCACTCTCCTATCAATGGTTACATCAGCAAAGTCAATGTTAATATCGGTAAGTATGTAACCCCATCCGATGTCATCTTTGAACTTGTAAATCCTGCAGATATCCACCTGAACCTTAAGGTATATGAGAAAGACCTGAGTAAAATTGCCATAGGACAACAGGCTGTTGCCTATAATAACGCCAGCCCTGATCAGAAATATAATACGAAAATTATACTGGTGAGCCATGCCTTAAATGAAGAACGCAGTGCAGAAATACACTGTCACTTTGAGCGATATGATAAGCGCCTGGTTCCCGGAATGTACATGAATGCAGAAATACAGGTTAAAAACACAAAGGAAAAGGTATTGCCAAGTGAAGCCATCGTAAATTTCGAGAATAAAGATTATGTTTTCGTACAGGAGGGCAGCCATAGCTTCCGGCTAAGCCCTGTTCAGAAAGGGATTTCGGAAAACAATTTCACCGTCGTAGGAAATCATCTCGATGATAAAAAGGTAGTCACCACAGGAGCTTATTCTTTGCTGATGAAGTTGAAAAACACCAGTGAATAG
- a CDS encoding M61 family metallopeptidase: MRNKSLKTLLTLILIVTFYFVSSAKEPSFRFKVNMEDPQSHYYHVELRCEGFVKDKLNFKLPAWTPGYYWIMNFAKNVVRFKAETGSGKKLDWEKVDKNNWEVDSENAEIVIISYDVFAHTSSVADAFLDESHAYISPAGIFMHLSGELNHPAEVNLKFSDRWTAVSTGLDELKGKPNTYRADDFDTLYDSPIYIGNQKTMTFDVKGLKHTVAMVSPEMFDTTTFIADLKKIVTSATDLMGHIPYKHYTFIIMGPGQGGLEHRNSTAVFSSASYMMKTKESYDRWLSFLAHEYFHLYNIKAIRPLSLGPFNYDKENLTRMLWVSEGFTVYYEYVILNRAGLLNRDEFLKVISKTIRNYENIPGHLLQSATEASFDTWIQFFNRNDNASNTTISYYDKGCILGLLMDLKIRQETKNRKSLDDVMRRLYKEFYQEKKRGFTDEEFRKVCEETAGTSLPELFSYASTVKKIDYQKYLNYGGFKINLEVLKDQNKRTDNFVKKNYEIDPNEHAAASEKEIGRGILR; the protein is encoded by the coding sequence ATGCGGAATAAATCCTTAAAAACGCTGCTTACACTGATCCTGATAGTGACCTTTTACTTCGTTTCATCAGCAAAAGAACCATCTTTCCGGTTTAAAGTAAATATGGAAGATCCTCAGTCTCATTACTATCATGTAGAATTGCGCTGTGAGGGCTTTGTTAAAGATAAACTGAATTTTAAACTCCCTGCCTGGACGCCAGGTTATTACTGGATCATGAATTTTGCTAAAAATGTAGTCAGATTCAAGGCGGAAACAGGTTCAGGAAAAAAACTGGATTGGGAAAAAGTAGATAAAAATAACTGGGAAGTGGACAGTGAAAATGCAGAGATCGTAATCATTTCATATGATGTTTTTGCACATACGTCTTCAGTGGCAGATGCTTTTCTCGACGAAAGTCATGCCTATATTTCGCCGGCGGGAATTTTTATGCACCTCTCAGGAGAACTGAACCATCCTGCAGAAGTGAATCTGAAATTTTCAGATAGATGGACTGCCGTTTCTACAGGACTGGATGAGCTGAAAGGTAAACCCAATACTTACCGGGCAGATGATTTTGATACTTTGTATGATAGTCCGATCTATATTGGGAATCAAAAAACGATGACATTTGATGTGAAAGGATTGAAGCATACCGTGGCAATGGTTAGTCCGGAAATGTTTGATACGACCACTTTTATAGCAGACCTGAAAAAGATTGTAACCTCGGCTACCGATCTCATGGGACATATTCCTTATAAACATTATACCTTCATCATTATGGGACCCGGACAAGGAGGATTGGAACACCGCAATTCTACCGCTGTGTTTTCTTCGGCCAGTTACATGATGAAAACTAAAGAATCTTATGACAGGTGGTTGTCTTTTCTGGCGCATGAGTATTTTCACCTGTATAATATCAAAGCCATACGTCCTTTGTCTCTCGGGCCATTCAATTATGACAAAGAAAATCTTACCCGGATGTTATGGGTTTCGGAAGGCTTTACGGTTTATTATGAATATGTTATCCTAAACAGAGCAGGGCTGCTAAACCGGGACGAGTTTTTAAAGGTGATCAGCAAGACAATCCGCAATTACGAAAATATACCCGGACACCTGCTGCAATCTGCAACTGAAGCCAGTTTTGATACCTGGATCCAGTTCTTTAATAGAAATGATAATGCCTCAAATACCACCATCTCTTATTATGATAAAGGTTGTATTCTGGGCTTGCTCATGGATCTGAAGATCAGACAGGAAACAAAAAACCGGAAATCACTGGATGATGTAATGCGCAGGCTGTACAAGGAATTTTATCAGGAAAAAAAGAGAGGTTTTACAGATGAAGAATTCAGAAAAGTTTGTGAAGAAACGGCCGGGACATCATTGCCGGAGTTGTTTAGCTATGCGTCCACAGTAAAGAAGATTGATTATCAGAAATATTTAAATTATGGAGGATTTAAAATCAACCTTGAGGTGTTAAAGGATCAGAATAAGCGTACTGATAATTTTGTTAAAAAGAACTATGAGATAGATCCAAATGAACATGCTGCTGCGTCAGAAAAAGAAATAGGCAGGGGTATACTCAGATAA
- a CDS encoding sigma-70 family RNA polymerase sigma factor, whose protein sequence is MTERFQEHKDKLFALAYKMTKSAADAEDILQDIFLAFTTQAVSGIRNPEAYLVKSVVNRCLSLLEKRKRLVYPGPDLPEPLFQERFQHMHRQDVSYALVLLLQQLNPVERAVFLLRESLDYAYPEIAEVLAIEEENCRQLLHRARKKVAEGKTRYIPSAEESSSFINAFLQVCAGGNVQELMKCLQEDITIYSDGGGKVSAAMQPISGRKNCMAFLNGLYQKYGEQLTFKCSAINGENGILLYDKINGHVETVIVLVILDGQISTLYFIRNPDKIRNLQKKP, encoded by the coding sequence ATGACAGAACGCTTTCAGGAACATAAAGACAAGCTATTTGCTCTGGCTTACAAAATGACAAAAAGTGCGGCAGATGCAGAGGATATTCTTCAGGATATTTTCCTGGCTTTTACAACACAAGCTGTTTCAGGAATTCGTAATCCGGAGGCTTATCTGGTAAAATCAGTCGTCAATCGTTGTTTATCGCTCCTGGAAAAACGAAAACGACTGGTTTATCCCGGTCCCGATTTACCTGAGCCCTTATTTCAGGAACGTTTCCAGCATATGCACCGGCAGGATGTTTCCTATGCACTCGTGCTCTTGCTACAACAGTTAAATCCAGTGGAAAGGGCTGTATTCCTGTTAAGAGAGAGTCTGGATTATGCTTATCCGGAAATTGCAGAGGTATTAGCTATAGAAGAGGAGAATTGCCGGCAGTTATTGCATAGGGCAAGGAAGAAGGTCGCTGAAGGAAAGACCCGTTATATTCCTTCAGCAGAGGAAAGCAGTTCATTTATCAATGCCTTTTTACAGGTTTGTGCAGGCGGAAATGTACAAGAGCTGATGAAATGTCTTCAGGAAGACATCACCATCTATTCGGATGGTGGCGGAAAGGTATCCGCAGCAATGCAACCCATTTCCGGCCGGAAGAATTGTATGGCTTTCCTCAATGGGTTATACCAGAAATATGGAGAACAGCTTACGTTTAAATGCAGCGCCATCAACGGTGAAAATGGGATTCTGCTGTATGATAAAATAAACGGACATGTGGAGACCGTCATTGTCCTGGTTATATTGGACGGTCAGATTTCCACGCTTTATTTTATCCGTAATCCGGATAAAATCAGGAACCTCCAAAAAAAGCCCTGA